From one Eptesicus fuscus isolate TK198812 chromosome 3, DD_ASM_mEF_20220401, whole genome shotgun sequence genomic stretch:
- the VWA5B2 gene encoding von Willebrand factor A domain-containing protein 5B2 isoform X1, producing the protein MPGLYCPSRWTPLPLTDSWVRACANGPCLSLRARLTYRNPQPQPVDGVFVYPLAEAEVVSSFEAEAAGRRVSFQLQSRRRSQAACCRALGPALGASTPRRCAQGHLVLDLAQARSTLVLPTGLITPAGTMTVTLCSSRELPSRPDGVLHVALPSVLTPLAPPGPPGPPRPPGLCDDSGQMTLLVLPSSPTSCFGVGSPQEEGLAWEEPAAPPDVFLGPARCPAPYTFSFEMLVTGPCLLAGLESPSHILRADAPPHASSAATICVTLAEGHRCDRALEILLHPSEPHQPHLMLEAGSLSSAEYEARVRARRDFQRLQRRHSDGDRQVWFLQRRFHKDILLNPVLMLSFCPDLSSKPGHLGTATRELLFLLDGSTVAHKDALVLAVKSLPSQTLINLTTFGTAVRPLFPESRLCSDDTVKLICESVETLPAAGGPPDVLAALDWAMRQPQHRAHPRQLFLLTAASPVAATTQQTLELMRWHRGAARCFSFGLGPACHQLLQGLSALSRGQAYFLRPGERLQPMLVQALRKALEPALSDISVDWFVPDSVEALLTPREIPALYPGDQLLGYCSLFRVDGFRPHPPGGQEPGWQSLGGSMFPSPEEVPSATSAGTEPTGTSEPLGTGTVPGELSSPWAAGDSEQSTDALTDPVTDPGPNPSSDTAIWRRIFQSSYIREQYVLTHCSASPEPGPGSAGSSESPGSQGPGSPEGSVPLDPPSQQGCRSLAWGEPAGSRSCPLPPPPLAPVKTGALSAEVLNRRRRAALTGRSLSSPPGQVNPVPGRPRHPSLGAAPDGPGPESGQQLGQGLDDSGNLLSPAPMDWDMLMEPPFLFTAVPPDGESAPPAVPLPPQAPRCHVVIRALCGEQPVCWEVGVGLETLWGPGDDGLLPPSPHEREGAWDQALHRLTAASVVRDNEQLALRGAETMADWGHARRSWLRALQTSKVSSAPSCFTCPVAVDATTREVLPSVLQVRSSEPVEPPGTPPASQGHLDAALPTVVHCKGLQGGSLASGSDPDQNDSSKSALEDSAAPTRGPHTMSPRPPLKLSLGHRKPRGPDSRRLCSPNTGQASDGNSEGSNHDYLPLVRLQEAPGSFRLDAPFCTAVHIPQERLCRASPFAVHRASLSPTSASSPWALLGPGVSQGDSATASCSPSPSSGSEGPGQVDSGQGSDTEASEGAEGPSGADLRGRTWATAVALAWLEHRCAAAFGEWELAAAKADCWLRAQHLPDGLDLAALKAAARGLFLLLRHWDQNLQLHLLCYSPANV; encoded by the exons ATGCCCGGCCTGTACTGCCCCTCCCGCTGGACGCCGCTGCCCCTCACCGACTCCTGGGTCCGGGCCTGCGCCAACGGCCCCTGCCTGAGCCTGCGGGCCCGGCTCACCTACCGCAACCCGCAGCCGCAGCCGGTGGACG gcgtGTTCGTGTACCCGCTGGCCGAGGCCGAGGTGGTGTCGAGCTTTGAGGCGGAGGCGGCCGGACGGCGCGTCTCCTTCCAGCTGCAGAGCCGGCGTCGCTCGCAGGCGGCTTGCTGCCGCGCGCTGGGGCCCGCGCTGGGGGCCTCGACGCCCCGCCGCTGCGCGCAGG GTCATCTTGTCTTGGATCTGGCCCAGGCCCGGTCCACACTGGTGCTGCCCACCGGCCTCATCACCCCGGCCGGCACCATGACAGTGACCCTGTGCAGCAGCCGGGAACTGCCCTCAAGGCCTGATGGGGTGCTGCATGTGGCTCTGCCCTCCGTGCTCACCCCACTGGCCCCGCCAGGTCCGCCGGGCCCCCCCAGACCTCCGGGGCTCTGTGACGACAG TGGCCAAATGACCCTCCTCGTGCTCCCTTCCAGCCCTACCAGCTGCTTTGGGGTGGGCAGCCCTCAGGAGGAAGGTCTGGCCTGGGAAGAGCCAGCTGCCCCTCCGGACGTGTTCTTAggccctgcccgctgccctgccccatATACCTTCTCCTTCGAGATGCTGGTGACTGGGCCATGCCTGCTGGCAG GCCTAGAGAGCCCCTCTCATATTCTACGGGCAGATGCCCCACCTCACGCCAGCTCTGCAGCCACCATCTGTGTCACACTGGCAGAAGGCCACCGCTGTGACCGGGCCTTGGAGATCCTGCTGCACCCCAGCG agccccaCCAGCCGCACCTGATGCTGGAGGCCGGCAGCCTGAGTTCAGCAGAATACGAGGCCCGAGTGAGGGCCCGCCGGGATTTCCAGAGGCTACAGCGAAGACACAGTGATGGGGACCGGCAG GTGTGGTTCCTGCAGCGACGCTTCCACAAGGATATCCTGCTGAACCCCGTGCTGATGCTGAGCTTCTGCCCAGACCTGAGCTCCAAGCCCGGACACCTGGGCACGGCTACACGGGAGCTCCTCTTCCTGCTGGATGGCAGCACTGTAGCACACAAG GATGCCCTTGTCTTGGCCGTGAAGTCACTCCCATCCCAGACTCTCATCAACCTGACCACGTTTGGCACGGCAGTGCGGCCCCTCTTCCCCGAGAGCAGGCTTTGCAGTGAT GACACTGTGAAGCTGATCTGTGAGAGTGTTGAGACCCTGCCGGCTGCGGGCGGTCCCCCAGATGTGCTGGCTGCGCTGGACTGGGCCATGAGGCAGCCCCAGCACAGGGCCCACCCTCGGCAGCTGTTCCTGCTCACTGCTGCCTCGCCCGTGGCCGCCACTACCCAACAAACCCTGGAGCTCATGAGGTGGcacaggggggcagccag GTGCTTCTCCTTTGGGCTAGGGCCTGCCTGCCACCAGCTGCTCCAGGGTCTGTCTGCCCTCAGCAGGGGCCAGGCCTACTtcctgaggcctggggagaggctgcagCCCATG CTGGTGCAGGCTCTGCGCAAGGCACTGGAGCCCGCTTTGAGCGACATCTCTGTGGACTGGTTTGTGCCAGACTCGGTGGAGGCACTGCTGACCCCCCGGGAGATCCCAGCACTCTACCCTGGGGACCAGCTGCTCGGTTACTGCTCACTCTTCAGGGTGGATGGCTTCCGGCCTCACCCCCCTGGg GGCCAAGAGCCTGGCTGGCAGAGCTTGGGCGGCTCCATGTTCCCATCCCCAGAGGAGGTGCCTTCTGCCACCAGCGCTGGCACTGAGCCCACTGGCACCTCAGAGCCTCTGGGAacaggcactgtgccaggagaGCTGTCCAGTCCATGGGCTGCTGGGGACTCGGAGCAGA GTACCGATGCTCTGACAGACCCAGTCACGGACCCTGGACCGAACCCCTCTTCTGACACAGCCATATGGCGTCGCATCTTCCAGTCCTCATACATCCGGGAGCAGTATGTGCTCACCCACTGCTctgccagccctgagccaggcccggGCTCCGCAGGCAGCAGTGAGTCCCCtggctcccagggccctggctcccCCGAGGGCAGTGTTCCCCTGGACCCCCCGTCTCAGCAGGGCTgccgcagcctggcctggggagaaCCTGCAGGTTCCcgctcctgccccctgcctccacccccactgGCACCAGTCAAG ACTGGGGCCTTGAGTGCTGAGGTGCTGAACCGTCGACGCAGAGCGGCTCTGACTGGCCGAAGCCTCTCATCACCCCCCGGCCAGGTGAACCCAGTCCCTGGCCGTCCCCGGCACCCCTCTCTGGGTGCAGCACCGGATGGGCCAGGCCCTGAGTCGGGGCAGCAGCTGGGACAAGGCCTGGATGACTCAG GAAACCTGCTCTCCCCAGCGCCCATGGACTGGGACATGTTGATGGAACCACCCTTCTTGTTCACGGCTGTGCCCCCTGACGGGGAATCTGCACCCCCAGCAGTGCCACTGCCTCCGCAGGCTCCACGCTGCCACGTGGTGATCCGGGCCCTGTGTGGGGAGCAGCctgtgtgctgggaggtgggtgtTGGGCTAGAGACACTCTGGGGGCCTGGAGATGATGGCTTACTGCCTCCATCACCTCACGAAAGAGAAGGTGCTTGGGACCAAGCACTCCATCGGCTGACAGCAGCTTCTGTGGTCCGGGACAATGAGCAGCTGGCTCTCCGAGGGGCTGAGACCATGGCTGACTGGG GCCATGCCCGGAGGTCCTGGCTCCGAGCCCTTCAGACAAGCAAGGtcagctctgccccctcctgcttCACCTGCCCCGTAGCTGTGGACGCTACTACCAGGGAAGTCCTGCCCTCGGTCCTGCAGGTGCGGAGCTCAG AGCCAGTAGAGCCCCCAGGCACCCCTCCTGCCTCTCAGGGCCACCTAGATGCAGCTCTGCCCACAGTTGTCCATTGTAAAG GCCTTCAGGGAGGCTCTCTGGCAAGTGGCTCAGATCCAGACCAAAATGACAGCTCCAAGTCTGCTTTGGAGGATTCTGCAGCCCCTACCCGAGGTCCTCATACCATGTCCCCTCGGCCTCCTTTGAAGCTCAGCCTGGGCCATCGGAAGCCCAGAGGCCCAGACAGCCGTAGACTCTGCAGCCccaacacaggccaggccagtgaCGGCAACAGTGAAGGCAGCAACCATGACTACTTGCCCTTG GTGAGACTGCAGGAGGCACCTGGCTCCTTCCGCTTGGATGCGCCCTTCTGCACTGCGGTGCACATCCCCCAGGAGCGCCTGTGCCGTGCCTCCCCCTTCGCTGTGCACCGTGCCAGCCTTAGCCCCACCTCAGCTTCATCTCCCTGGGCACTTCTTGGCCCTGGTGTCAGCCAGGGAGACAGTGCCACGGCCTCCTGCAGCCCGTCCCCCAGTTCAGGCTCCGAGGGTCCAGGCCAGGTGGACAGTGGGCAGGGTTCAGACACTGAGGCCTCAGAGGGGGCAGAAGGGCCAAGTGGTGCCGACCTGCGGGGCCGGACCTGGGCCACAGCAGTGGCACTTGCATGGCTGGAGCACCGCTGTGCCGCTGCCTTCGGCGAGTGGGAGCTGGCAGCAGCGAAGGCGGACTGTTGGCTGCGGGCACAGCACTTGCCCGATGGCCTTGACTTGGCCGCGCTCAAGGCTGCAGCCCGGGGTCTTTTCCTGCTGCTGCGTCACTGGGACCAGAACCTGCAGCTACACCTGCTGTGTTACAGCCCGGCGAACGTGTGA
- the VWA5B2 gene encoding von Willebrand factor A domain-containing protein 5B2 isoform X2, protein MPGLYCPSRWTPLPLTDSWVRACANGPCLSLRARLTYRNPQPQPVDGVFVYPLAEAEVVSSFEAEAAGRRVSFQLQSRRRSQAACCRALGPALGASTPRRCAQGHLVLDLAQARSTLVLPTGLITPAGTMTVTLCSSRELPSRPDGVLHVALPSVLTPLAPPGPPGPPRPPGLCDDRLGLCPTSCFGVGSPQEEGLAWEEPAAPPDVFLGPARCPAPYTFSFEMLVTGPCLLAGLESPSHILRADAPPHASSAATICVTLAEGHRCDRALEILLHPSEPHQPHLMLEAGSLSSAEYEARVRARRDFQRLQRRHSDGDRQVWFLQRRFHKDILLNPVLMLSFCPDLSSKPGHLGTATRELLFLLDGSTVAHKDALVLAVKSLPSQTLINLTTFGTAVRPLFPESRLCSDDTVKLICESVETLPAAGGPPDVLAALDWAMRQPQHRAHPRQLFLLTAASPVAATTQQTLELMRWHRGAARCFSFGLGPACHQLLQGLSALSRGQAYFLRPGERLQPMLVQALRKALEPALSDISVDWFVPDSVEALLTPREIPALYPGDQLLGYCSLFRVDGFRPHPPGGQEPGWQSLGGSMFPSPEEVPSATSAGTEPTGTSEPLGTGTVPGELSSPWAAGDSEQSTDALTDPVTDPGPNPSSDTAIWRRIFQSSYIREQYVLTHCSASPEPGPGSAGSSESPGSQGPGSPEGSVPLDPPSQQGCRSLAWGEPAGSRSCPLPPPPLAPVKTGALSAEVLNRRRRAALTGRSLSSPPGQVNPVPGRPRHPSLGAAPDGPGPESGQQLGQGLDDSGNLLSPAPMDWDMLMEPPFLFTAVPPDGESAPPAVPLPPQAPRCHVVIRALCGEQPVCWEVGVGLETLWGPGDDGLLPPSPHEREGAWDQALHRLTAASVVRDNEQLALRGAETMADWGHARRSWLRALQTSKVSSAPSCFTCPVAVDATTREVLPSVLQVRSSEPVEPPGTPPASQGHLDAALPTVVHCKGLQGGSLASGSDPDQNDSSKSALEDSAAPTRGPHTMSPRPPLKLSLGHRKPRGPDSRRLCSPNTGQASDGNSEGSNHDYLPLVRLQEAPGSFRLDAPFCTAVHIPQERLCRASPFAVHRASLSPTSASSPWALLGPGVSQGDSATASCSPSPSSGSEGPGQVDSGQGSDTEASEGAEGPSGADLRGRTWATAVALAWLEHRCAAAFGEWELAAAKADCWLRAQHLPDGLDLAALKAAARGLFLLLRHWDQNLQLHLLCYSPANV, encoded by the exons ATGCCCGGCCTGTACTGCCCCTCCCGCTGGACGCCGCTGCCCCTCACCGACTCCTGGGTCCGGGCCTGCGCCAACGGCCCCTGCCTGAGCCTGCGGGCCCGGCTCACCTACCGCAACCCGCAGCCGCAGCCGGTGGACG gcgtGTTCGTGTACCCGCTGGCCGAGGCCGAGGTGGTGTCGAGCTTTGAGGCGGAGGCGGCCGGACGGCGCGTCTCCTTCCAGCTGCAGAGCCGGCGTCGCTCGCAGGCGGCTTGCTGCCGCGCGCTGGGGCCCGCGCTGGGGGCCTCGACGCCCCGCCGCTGCGCGCAGG GTCATCTTGTCTTGGATCTGGCCCAGGCCCGGTCCACACTGGTGCTGCCCACCGGCCTCATCACCCCGGCCGGCACCATGACAGTGACCCTGTGCAGCAGCCGGGAACTGCCCTCAAGGCCTGATGGGGTGCTGCATGTGGCTCTGCCCTCCGTGCTCACCCCACTGGCCCCGCCAGGTCCGCCGGGCCCCCCCAGACCTCCGGGGCTCTGTGACGACAGGTTGGGCCTATG CCCTACCAGCTGCTTTGGGGTGGGCAGCCCTCAGGAGGAAGGTCTGGCCTGGGAAGAGCCAGCTGCCCCTCCGGACGTGTTCTTAggccctgcccgctgccctgccccatATACCTTCTCCTTCGAGATGCTGGTGACTGGGCCATGCCTGCTGGCAG GCCTAGAGAGCCCCTCTCATATTCTACGGGCAGATGCCCCACCTCACGCCAGCTCTGCAGCCACCATCTGTGTCACACTGGCAGAAGGCCACCGCTGTGACCGGGCCTTGGAGATCCTGCTGCACCCCAGCG agccccaCCAGCCGCACCTGATGCTGGAGGCCGGCAGCCTGAGTTCAGCAGAATACGAGGCCCGAGTGAGGGCCCGCCGGGATTTCCAGAGGCTACAGCGAAGACACAGTGATGGGGACCGGCAG GTGTGGTTCCTGCAGCGACGCTTCCACAAGGATATCCTGCTGAACCCCGTGCTGATGCTGAGCTTCTGCCCAGACCTGAGCTCCAAGCCCGGACACCTGGGCACGGCTACACGGGAGCTCCTCTTCCTGCTGGATGGCAGCACTGTAGCACACAAG GATGCCCTTGTCTTGGCCGTGAAGTCACTCCCATCCCAGACTCTCATCAACCTGACCACGTTTGGCACGGCAGTGCGGCCCCTCTTCCCCGAGAGCAGGCTTTGCAGTGAT GACACTGTGAAGCTGATCTGTGAGAGTGTTGAGACCCTGCCGGCTGCGGGCGGTCCCCCAGATGTGCTGGCTGCGCTGGACTGGGCCATGAGGCAGCCCCAGCACAGGGCCCACCCTCGGCAGCTGTTCCTGCTCACTGCTGCCTCGCCCGTGGCCGCCACTACCCAACAAACCCTGGAGCTCATGAGGTGGcacaggggggcagccag GTGCTTCTCCTTTGGGCTAGGGCCTGCCTGCCACCAGCTGCTCCAGGGTCTGTCTGCCCTCAGCAGGGGCCAGGCCTACTtcctgaggcctggggagaggctgcagCCCATG CTGGTGCAGGCTCTGCGCAAGGCACTGGAGCCCGCTTTGAGCGACATCTCTGTGGACTGGTTTGTGCCAGACTCGGTGGAGGCACTGCTGACCCCCCGGGAGATCCCAGCACTCTACCCTGGGGACCAGCTGCTCGGTTACTGCTCACTCTTCAGGGTGGATGGCTTCCGGCCTCACCCCCCTGGg GGCCAAGAGCCTGGCTGGCAGAGCTTGGGCGGCTCCATGTTCCCATCCCCAGAGGAGGTGCCTTCTGCCACCAGCGCTGGCACTGAGCCCACTGGCACCTCAGAGCCTCTGGGAacaggcactgtgccaggagaGCTGTCCAGTCCATGGGCTGCTGGGGACTCGGAGCAGA GTACCGATGCTCTGACAGACCCAGTCACGGACCCTGGACCGAACCCCTCTTCTGACACAGCCATATGGCGTCGCATCTTCCAGTCCTCATACATCCGGGAGCAGTATGTGCTCACCCACTGCTctgccagccctgagccaggcccggGCTCCGCAGGCAGCAGTGAGTCCCCtggctcccagggccctggctcccCCGAGGGCAGTGTTCCCCTGGACCCCCCGTCTCAGCAGGGCTgccgcagcctggcctggggagaaCCTGCAGGTTCCcgctcctgccccctgcctccacccccactgGCACCAGTCAAG ACTGGGGCCTTGAGTGCTGAGGTGCTGAACCGTCGACGCAGAGCGGCTCTGACTGGCCGAAGCCTCTCATCACCCCCCGGCCAGGTGAACCCAGTCCCTGGCCGTCCCCGGCACCCCTCTCTGGGTGCAGCACCGGATGGGCCAGGCCCTGAGTCGGGGCAGCAGCTGGGACAAGGCCTGGATGACTCAG GAAACCTGCTCTCCCCAGCGCCCATGGACTGGGACATGTTGATGGAACCACCCTTCTTGTTCACGGCTGTGCCCCCTGACGGGGAATCTGCACCCCCAGCAGTGCCACTGCCTCCGCAGGCTCCACGCTGCCACGTGGTGATCCGGGCCCTGTGTGGGGAGCAGCctgtgtgctgggaggtgggtgtTGGGCTAGAGACACTCTGGGGGCCTGGAGATGATGGCTTACTGCCTCCATCACCTCACGAAAGAGAAGGTGCTTGGGACCAAGCACTCCATCGGCTGACAGCAGCTTCTGTGGTCCGGGACAATGAGCAGCTGGCTCTCCGAGGGGCTGAGACCATGGCTGACTGGG GCCATGCCCGGAGGTCCTGGCTCCGAGCCCTTCAGACAAGCAAGGtcagctctgccccctcctgcttCACCTGCCCCGTAGCTGTGGACGCTACTACCAGGGAAGTCCTGCCCTCGGTCCTGCAGGTGCGGAGCTCAG AGCCAGTAGAGCCCCCAGGCACCCCTCCTGCCTCTCAGGGCCACCTAGATGCAGCTCTGCCCACAGTTGTCCATTGTAAAG GCCTTCAGGGAGGCTCTCTGGCAAGTGGCTCAGATCCAGACCAAAATGACAGCTCCAAGTCTGCTTTGGAGGATTCTGCAGCCCCTACCCGAGGTCCTCATACCATGTCCCCTCGGCCTCCTTTGAAGCTCAGCCTGGGCCATCGGAAGCCCAGAGGCCCAGACAGCCGTAGACTCTGCAGCCccaacacaggccaggccagtgaCGGCAACAGTGAAGGCAGCAACCATGACTACTTGCCCTTG GTGAGACTGCAGGAGGCACCTGGCTCCTTCCGCTTGGATGCGCCCTTCTGCACTGCGGTGCACATCCCCCAGGAGCGCCTGTGCCGTGCCTCCCCCTTCGCTGTGCACCGTGCCAGCCTTAGCCCCACCTCAGCTTCATCTCCCTGGGCACTTCTTGGCCCTGGTGTCAGCCAGGGAGACAGTGCCACGGCCTCCTGCAGCCCGTCCCCCAGTTCAGGCTCCGAGGGTCCAGGCCAGGTGGACAGTGGGCAGGGTTCAGACACTGAGGCCTCAGAGGGGGCAGAAGGGCCAAGTGGTGCCGACCTGCGGGGCCGGACCTGGGCCACAGCAGTGGCACTTGCATGGCTGGAGCACCGCTGTGCCGCTGCCTTCGGCGAGTGGGAGCTGGCAGCAGCGAAGGCGGACTGTTGGCTGCGGGCACAGCACTTGCCCGATGGCCTTGACTTGGCCGCGCTCAAGGCTGCAGCCCGGGGTCTTTTCCTGCTGCTGCGTCACTGGGACCAGAACCTGCAGCTACACCTGCTGTGTTACAGCCCGGCGAACGTGTGA